The sequence CTTTACAGAACCATTTTGTATAACTCGGACTCTGGTCATAATTAATGTAATGGGTTTCATCttcatatttcttcttcttgcCTTCAGAATTACCAAAGCAGATGGATCTTTGCCTATAAGTTTTTTCCTACTCAGATCTGACAAAAGTAAGTACAGgaatttaagatatatatatttttttatagggGTGCATTTCATACTCGTTATGGCTTTCCTTTATTAGAGATGTAGTTTAGGTTACTACTTAATGAAGTAATTATATCTATATCTATGAGAAATGTAAGTATTTCATTAATGACACACAAATACATTAGATGTTTGAATTGGGGGTATGGCTCAAACATTTTCTTCTATCAAGTCCACTTGACCTTTTTTTTGATCAGGTGAAGGAtttgattaataataaaaagttaattCAACTATCTAATAAAGAGGGAATTCTTACACTTATACTGTACCTTAAGAGAAACAAGTTATAACTTTTTCAAATCATTCTTACGATCTTAAacaattttctatttcttttaatcCAATTAATCTAAAAGGACACTCTTATCaaccaaaaggaaaaaaaggaagGCTCAATGTCGAGATCTTGCTTTTGAAGCTTTTAAGATGATCCTTATAATAATATGGGTAAACATGGATACCCATATTATCCATTGGGTAATTCGTTTTTACCCATTTAAAATATGAGTCGAGTCGAATCAAGTATTTTTCCCATTTTTATATAACTCTTTCTCGATCGACTTATATTCGATTCGACCTGCTTGTTTGCCACTCCTACAATGACTCCCCTTAACTCTTCAATATTATCTTGTTTATTGTTTCCCTTCTTGTTGTGGTATCATATACTTTATAGAGGAACTCCTTATTCTAGTTGCCCCTCATAAACTTAACAGTATTAGcccttaaaaaataattagccaccatcaatttatttattgtaaagAGAGATTGATCATTTTACAAATGGGTATATTTTATTCGTACCATTTCTTTTTCTGAATCGTAAGAAGTGGAAGGTTGTTTGTGTTAGTTGGTGCTTCATGTTCAAGGAGACGGGTAAAGGTGTGGATCATCCCCTTCTTTATTGTAGTCTAGCTTCGAGTTATGGTGCGAAGTATTCAATTGGTTTGGTATCTCATAGGTGATTCCAAGAGTTGTATAAGAGCTAATGATCAACTATAATTATGGGAGAAGGTGCATGGCATGGACTATTGCTCCACTAGCTATCTTGTGGGATATTTggagagaaaaaaacaaaagagcTTTTGAAGGAGTAGAGACAAGTTTTGTTCCGTTGATGAGTAGCcttctatttcttcttttcttttggtGCCCCCATGAAGTCGTATATTGTATATAAGATTGGGTGTCTTTGATAGAGGACCATATCTTTTGTAGGCTTACTACTCTTTTGGTATACTTCTCGTATATGGATACTCTTTGCTTTGGTCcatttattgattaaatatttttacttgataaaaacaaaaacaaaaatcttaTTGCTGAAATCCAAAAAGATGTTCTCCTTTCATGTTTACCTATATTTCTTACAAGATCTTTAACTAAAATTTGTAGACATTTTTTTGTACAACACGAACCAACCATATGAACCCGGTTGTGGATGTAGAGCTATGTTTGTCTTGCTCTCATCATCAAAACAAGGTTCCATGATTGTGATTGAGACTGCAATGCAATTAGGGGTTGGCCTAAATCACAATAAATTGAATTACCGAAGTTTGATTTACTGTATCAGACCGAATTTTCAAAGTTCGGTATTTGGTATCTACTTCTACCTGCATTAACTTACCGAAATCAGACTTTGGaaatattaaattgaataaCCAACTCCTATCCCCAAAGAACTTGTCTCTTTTTGTTTGTGGCAACAATTGTCATGTCCTCGTCGTAAATATTCACTAAGAATATTAGCTTATTGATCTAACCAAATTCACCAAGAACCCAAGTTTGAGAAATTTGGCTATTGATCTAAACAAATCTTGTAAAATCATCTTTTCCTTCAATACGTAATTACCAAATTACTGTACCAAAGTTTGATATACTgtaataattgattttttttttcaattactgATTATCCAATTAACGTCTACTGAAACCAAACTTTGGAGAAGGGAATCGAATACCGAACGGCCACCCTTAAATGCAATAAGGTGTGCTTAGTATCTTCTCCGTACTTTCTCATGATCATACCAACTCATAACAATTTTCAGATTTCCTTATTTTAGTTGCCATTACCATTTCACCCCAATATTATCAACAACGAAAGAAAGCTACTTCCATTAGCCATCTTGGTACTCTGCATTCTTCTGCACCAAGTGCTATTGTTTTAAGCGAATGACTTTCCATAGGCTCCCTTACTGGTGAATCCAAGATTTTCACTAACGGGGTTCAGAAAATAAAATGTAGTGCATGGAGTTTGAACTTAGAACCTCAAGGTGAATTTTGAACCCCCTAAACCACTGAGTCAACCTCTAGTCTTGTGTTTAGGGAAttcaaaatctatatatatgcataaaaaattaCCTTATGTATACAATGTAATTTTTGTCGAGGAAGTTTAGGTGAACACCATGACAACCCCCCTATATTCTCCCTGGGCACCGTTCATATCCACCTTTCTATTTTGTTCTCCTATTGAGGTGtcataaacttttttttgaaactCCTAGATCTTATCTTATTCCTAATCATATATGTTCGTGAGATTCCTTGTCTTATGTATTTTCCTAAATAATCAACCATCGTTGTTTCTGTATTAATCtctattaaaacaaatttaccATTTTGCGGAAGAGAATATCTTGTACTATcctattaaaacaaatttaccTAAAATGGCTAGGTTTTTTTGGTAAAACCAAACATAGTGAAGTAGAacctattttgaaaataatcttaATATGTGTGCCATGACATAGAACATGGTGGAGTGGAACCCAAAATAGCGCATTTTTAAAGAATTAGACGGGTGTggcaacatttttggagagtaCGTTTtcaaaaaccaaaaagaaaaaggaaaaagacacTTTTTctaaaacagactaaaaaggaaagtaaggcGAATAAACTGAAATGAAGGGAGTATCAGAGAGAATGAATCTCGAAGAGCCTCATGTCAACATATTACTTAATACGTTCttataatcatatactttatccatccacttttatttgtcatgtgtccctttgaaagtcaatttgactaatttcgAGTTAAATTAGATCATTTTAATTCAACAGAAACTTTAGATTTTCAAAAACTATACGAAacgtactataaattacaattttttgtatatcatatgatgaaaaatacattgtaaaatgttagtcaaagttcttatagtttgacttaaaaaaaaaaactatgacaATTATAAGTGGACGGAGGTAGTATATTTTAGGATTTACTATTCTATATTacttgaaattattattttttgaatatttgcgAGAAGCTGGATGCGAAGGAACTCTTGTCCAATTTTATAGTAGAAATGGACTTCAAAAACAACGTAAACTATAACCCAAAAGAACCATACTCCATCCTTATAGCCTATATAGTATGATCTCATTGAATAATTTTCTCTTGACACCCTCCATTTCATACCCATTCCTTCCCTTCTTATTGAGATgtcatatattttctatttgaaCTCCTCAACTTTGACTTTTCCGAATCTTGTACGGTCTGTCTCTCCATGAAACTTATCTTGACGTAATTCCCCTATCTGTGATCATCAATGGAGCTCTTAAAGTTTTTTTCCCTATATGCAAAGGATTAAGacatcaatttcaaaaaaaaacaaaggatTAAAACATCTAGCTCTTAAGAAATACCATTAGTTAAGGCATTATTCGTTAATGCTAATTTGTCCATATTAGATTTCAGGCACAAGTAGTTTCACCACTCTAAGCTTGTACTAGGAAGTTAAACATGGGCAACGATAGGCTAAGTTGCTAGGACTTGAGTGTGCGTGTCCTATATGTGTTACAAGGTGAGTATCTAGAGATTGGATCCTTCATGATTGGGATTTGGCTAAAAAGTGATTCAAATATCTAACAATAGAGTTATATGTCTAAACTATGACTCTGAGACATTATGTGGAAAATGGAGAACTTACAAAGTATTCTGAGAAGAAAATTGATAATCCTAGGAGAGAAGGAAATGAACTAACATagaaatttttatatacaagctattatattttattctatttcaCCTTAGCTTTTGTTTTGATTATGGAGATTATTGTATTTATCTCGAATTTCTTTGTCGATTTTGGTCAAAGTACTCAAAATTGGTTGACCAAATTCTGCGCGGATCCTACACTCACACCCACACCCACATCCACATCCACATCCATGCCATGTCGACAGGGGTGTGGCACCGAAAGAGAAGAGTCCGAGTAACTTAGTTGATACGTGACAACCTAATGAACGTGTCAAAGTGCTATAATTGCACCTTATTTTATAGATTTCATTCacatttattcttcttttttccatAATCTCTTTTCACTGTAGATAGTATCACTGGAATCAAGCCAAGTGAGTGAAATGTTTATTCTGCTTGGTTGCGTCATTTTTGAATAAGCACACTGTATGAGTTACCACTACCTAGCCTGAAGTTTAAAGGCTTAGGcctcttctttttctccttattttcCCCATAAAGGTGACTACTGCTATAAATATCATCTGCACAAAGGCAGTTGTAGGTGTCATACACAATTCAAAAAGCAAACACAGTGTATCCTTGAGTCTTCTTACAAGGATTTTAAAACTTCTAAAATAGAGTTTGAGTCATTTATAAATTTCTCTTTCCACCAAAAGTAAAACAGAAGTATACAATTCATTTTATCTTCTGAGTAGAACTATACCTATTGTAAAAGCATCTTGattctttttcttcctcttttggGTGTTGGTATTGGTGTTTCTTGAATTAATTCAAAACCTGATGTGCAACCTAATTTTATATAGTACTTTCTTTACTAGAGAGGTTACTTTCACTTGACATactaattattgtttttttccttataaattactactattatttaattgaaaataaaaactcTAAGCTCAAAAACCTTTCTGTTCATTGATAGGTTCTCAGCTCAAGTTCCTATCAGTAGAGTAAGAATTTGTGCATCAACTTCTAGTGcataaattaatgtttttcatTGTGATGTGACATAAAATGGGTAAAGGAACTTGCAACAGTGCCGGAGTTTTAATTGCTATAATTCCAAGTCTTATCAGATGCATCATTGATGCATGAGTGTAATTGGCCTATGAAATCTTGCTTTTTTAGCTGATTTGGTGATAATATCGACTACCAACTGGGAATATCAAGCTACAGCCTGACGTTACTTTCATAGTGTTACAAAATGCTGGTGggatttttttcttgatttgcaGTGTTTTTGCTCGGTAGCAGATGAGTATGAATTACAGATTGCATGATTAAGGGTTGGAACTGATAGGATATAGGTGGGTGAAAGTTGTTTGCTGCAGCAATGTTTATTCGGAAATAAAAAAGGAGAAATAAGGGTCCTATCATCCGATAGAGTGAAAGGGAAAACTTATAGGTAGCAGTGCATATTTTATATCCTGCATCTATAAGGGGCCAAAAGAATAATTCATCCATATATGTTAAACTAAAGGGTCAAATTGACATAAAATGATGTTCTAGTTCATATGCTGTAATTTGTAATGCATCCAGTGGAACATGTTTATGAATATTGAGTCTACTAGTCTTGAAAGTCAGTTGAGTTGAGCTGGACTAAGCTGAGCTCAAGTAGCTTATAGTTTGTCTTGGCTCGGTTGCAATTATGGTAAGATTTTCAGAGGTACATTAATCCTATAGCAATCGTTCTTGACATCAGTCTAAGAATTCTTAGATGTGGCTACCTCTTCGGTGTTCCAATGACTATTCTTTATGTGTCTCCTGATATCTTATTGTGAAGCATTGTGGTCAAAtgaattctttttatatttgaaatctAGGGATATTTGTATATtgcacttaaaaagtgttgaaaTACAgaataaagtatatatatatatatatagaagctCTCTGAATAATGTGATTTTTAATTGCTGTTCTGCCAAATTTATCTCAAAGAATGATTGATCAGATATGATATCTGAGATGACTTGTCAAATATCTGAGTGGCTTTTCTCCTAAGTAGGAGCTGCTAAGTAGCAAATGTTGATATTGTTTATTCTTTTGTGTTGAGtaattcttaattttactttggtACACTTCAGCATTTAGATTAGGACTGTAATCTGAATCATCATTCCTTAGTTGGAACGGCTGAGACTCCACTGTTTATAGTGACTTCTGGCCAGGCTTACCTTGAGTTTAAGAATATAGCTTTAGTTTTTGACTAGAGGGTGTAACGAGATGATATCCCTTTTCCTATTCAACAGGGAATCTCATTCTTCTAGGAACGACGAAACTGTACCTTGCTATATGCTGCCAAGAAGATATCCTCAGATGGATGGTAATCCTAGTAATGGGGGTGAAAGGGATAATGCTTTGCGAGGAATTCTGCAGGACTTATGGCCACTGGATGAAATTGATCCAAGCACTCAAAAGTTCCCTTGTTGCCTTGTTTGGACTCCTCTCCCTGTGATTTCTTGGCTTGCACCTTTTGTTGGACATGTTGGCATATGCAGGGAGGATGGTACCATTGTGGATTTTTCTGGAGATAGCATGATTCATGTTGGTCAGCTCTTCTATGGAACTGTAGCCAAATACTATCAGGTAGACAGACAGCAGGTATGTGCCCATGACTGCTTTTATCCATTCCAAAATCCCACCCCATCCCCATAAAGAGAAAGTAGCGAGAAAAGTTCAATGGTGTGCTTACAGTAGAATCTCTTCAATGActcataaaaaattacaaacGATTTTTGGTAACTCTCTTTATCAACTTTGCTATGCTTAAACAGTGCTGTTTTGCTCGCAACTTTGGTGGACACACATGCCGTAAGGGTTATGAACATGT comes from Solanum pennellii chromosome 1, SPENNV200 and encodes:
- the LOC107008728 gene encoding protein REVERSION-TO-ETHYLENE SENSITIVITY1-like, whose protein sequence is MLPRRYPQMDGNPSNGGERDNALRGILQDLWPLDEIDPSTQKFPCCLVWTPLPVISWLAPFVGHVGICREDGTIVDFSGDSMIHVGQLFYGTVAKYYQVDRQQCCFARNFGGHTCRKGYEHVVFGTAVSWDDAVQLFRRTFENRNFKVFSCNGHSFAADCLNLLSFRGSMRWNMINVGALIMFEGKWVSRWSMLRSFLPFIGMLCFGYLMIGWMFPIGLLSFVLGTFGWYVMICYCCKIEDDD